The genomic window GCGGCCCCGGACCTGACAGACCTGACGCTGACCATCGAGGTCACATCGCCCCGGGACGAGCGGGAGGTCCGCAGCCTCATCCAGGCGTGGCTGGAGCGCTGCCCGGTCTACCTGGCACTGCTCAAACCGATGGCGGTACAGACGCAGGTGGAGCTCCGGCGGGG from Armatimonadota bacterium includes these protein-coding regions:
- a CDS encoding OsmC family protein, giving the protein MVFLRDTLAPLLNVPVTDVRATVRGRADFRGLLGLDGAAPDLTDLTLTIEVTSPRDEREVRSLIQAWLERCPVYLALLKPMAVQTQVELRRG